A portion of the Ralstonia nicotianae genome contains these proteins:
- a CDS encoding NAD(P)-dependent alcohol dehydrogenase — MKRIQYSRYGGPEWMAVDEFELSAPGAGEVAVRVRFAAVNPIDWKLRNGQMKIVTGRVFPRAMGMDFSGTVMSVGPGVIRFRAGDPVFGLARFKESGALGQAVVTKETFLARKPDNVSFEQAACLGTPGVTAWNGLIDKAKLKAGQRVFINGCAGAVGEAAVQIAQLFGAAVWGSCSARDMDRARSLGVQRLYDYRTTNVSEIAERFDVVYDTSATMPVSAGVAMLRRGGVFLDLNPGPAKLMRALVDRRLKPVIGAPRAEILDRLSAAAAEQRFRMPVGETVPLSHAIQLITELEAGRKLGGKGLVAME; from the coding sequence ATGAAACGCATTCAATACAGCAGGTACGGCGGTCCGGAGTGGATGGCGGTCGACGAGTTCGAGCTCTCTGCGCCGGGCGCGGGAGAGGTGGCCGTGCGGGTCAGATTCGCTGCGGTCAATCCCATCGACTGGAAGTTGCGCAACGGGCAGATGAAGATCGTGACTGGCCGGGTTTTCCCGCGGGCAATGGGTATGGACTTCTCTGGAACCGTCATGTCTGTCGGCCCAGGCGTGATCCGCTTTCGGGCAGGAGACCCCGTATTCGGGCTCGCACGCTTCAAGGAGAGCGGCGCGTTGGGGCAGGCTGTGGTCACGAAGGAAACATTTCTCGCCAGAAAGCCGGACAACGTCTCGTTCGAGCAAGCCGCTTGTCTTGGTACACCCGGCGTCACTGCCTGGAACGGCCTGATCGACAAGGCGAAGCTCAAGGCCGGGCAACGCGTCTTCATCAACGGCTGCGCCGGTGCAGTCGGTGAGGCGGCGGTACAGATTGCGCAGCTTTTCGGCGCAGCGGTCTGGGGCAGCTGCAGTGCGCGCGACATGGATCGCGCAAGGTCTCTCGGTGTACAGCGTCTCTACGACTATCGAACGACAAACGTATCGGAGATCGCCGAGCGTTTCGATGTGGTTTACGACACGTCGGCGACGATGCCGGTGTCTGCGGGCGTTGCCATGTTGCGGCGCGGCGGAGTGTTCCTCGATTTGAATCCGGGTCCGGCCAAGCTGATGCGCGCGCTCGTCGATCGGCGGTTGAAGCCGGTGATTGGTGCGCCACGCGCGGAGATTCTCGACAGGCTATCCGCTGCCGCAGCGGAGCAGCGATTCAGGATGCCTGTGGGCGAAACGGTACCGCTGAGCCATGCGATTCAACTGATCACAGAGCTTGAGGCCGGAAGAA
- a CDS encoding antibiotic biosynthesis monooxygenase family protein, translating to MPTFEPLDPGFPVARQVDIDAGPIVMINLCTMVPADEDAFLAAWAEDARFMKLQPGLISTQLHRAIGDNPTYFNYAVFESVVAWRDAFNHPEFRERLKAHPPSVTARPHLFEKVAVPGLCTA from the coding sequence ATGCCTACATTTGAACCGCTTGATCCAGGCTTTCCGGTCGCCCGCCAGGTGGATATCGACGCCGGCCCCATTGTGATGATCAACCTGTGCACCATGGTCCCTGCAGACGAAGACGCGTTCCTGGCCGCTTGGGCCGAGGACGCGCGCTTCATGAAGCTCCAGCCCGGTCTTATTTCCACGCAGTTACACCGTGCGATCGGCGACAACCCGACCTATTTCAACTATGCCGTCTTTGAGAGCGTGGTGGCATGGCGTGATGCCTTCAACCATCCCGAATTTCGCGAAAGGCTCAAGGCGCACCCACCGTCGGTGACTGCCCGCCCGCATCTCTTTGAGAAGGTCGCCGTACCGGGCCTTTGCACGGCTTAA